Proteins from a genomic interval of Crassostrea angulata isolate pt1a10 chromosome 7, ASM2561291v2, whole genome shotgun sequence:
- the LOC128192414 gene encoding uncharacterized protein LOC128192414: METAEETGIQEREDMVNGQRELTPSHSEDIIRDMQKVEESSDKVKNHVQINKATKNGLSESEGVMSKLSERHGEKISCVKTVDAKKIEEDDQAKSASEKIVPNEIMRHIVTIPVQKIEEGDDLDIYDDPGESGEDLDDVEQQNKTCQAPTDEKLKIPPPILRNSAILNTSDALERENTGFSENTVNFREDPLINDENINRVTWSAINNHYDEARHLSGIRGKANTPASLYTDFSIDSRNTSRVPSESREAMYRRAMHLITARCTSTAPGMETPYGTARNNSAFGVQVPQYFYIKQERPTPMPPLKAWQGYNGNVYFEPIHISSIRDFPEKPNNPYESRSNSELHRMLLSSQQQERPDSDAMRTLSRNTGKTSSSLKSSRPNTKQVVMLDKKMVLNSYNDSLNDDLDIIEGTENTGSLSVRPKSDRTFDRKPQPVKVYNKEKICKGSVVHKLNVSSRQNSARPAFKVSGGKYSCPTNTSPLLRTQTQYSLSNQRLTTNSPDMYSQQLLPPLEQLRTAVRHMDTISKDRVGFGRIRPVTYTEDFKPFIKYNQDAKRQTNFV; the protein is encoded by the exons ATGGAGACGGCAGAGGAAACTGGTATTCAGGAGAGAGAGGATATGGTGAATGGTCAAAGGGAGCTAACTCCTAGTCATTCTGAAGATATCATTAGGGACATGCAAAAAGTTGAAGAAAGTTCTgataaagttaaaaatcatgTTCAAATTAATAAAGCAACAAAGAATGGTTTAAGTGAAAGTGAAGGGGTAATGTCAAAGTTATCTGAAAGACACGGAGAGAAAATATCATGTGTAAAAACTGTTGATGCTAAAAAAATAGAAGAAGATGATCAGGCCAAGTCAGCTTCAGAAAAAATTGTCCCCAATGAAATAATGCGCCATATCGTTACTATACCCGTCCAGAAAATAGAGGAAGGagatgaccttgacatttatgATGACCCTGGGGAATCTGGAGAAGATTTGGATGATGTCGAGCAGCAAAATAAAACATGTCAGGCGCCAACAGATGAAAAACTGAAAATACCACCACCTATATTACGAAACTCTGCCATTCTTAATACATCTGATGCTCTTGAGCGTGAAAACACAGGATTTTCTGAAAACACTGTGAACTTTAGAGAGGATCCTCTAATTAATGACGAGAATATTAATCGAGTGACTTGGTCCGCTATCAACAACCATTATGATGAGGCCAGACATCTCTCCGGGATTCGTGGGAAGGCTAACACACCTGCCAGTTTATACACCGACTTCTCCATAGACTCAAG aAACACTTCTCGTGTGCCCTCAGAGTCTCGGGAGGCCATGTACAGAAGAGCCATGCATCTGATCACTGCCCGCTGTACTAGCACCGCCCCAGGAATGGAGACCCCCTACGGCACCGCCAGAAACAACTCAGCCTTTGGGGTACAGGTCCCCCAGTACTTCTACATCAAGCAGGAACGCCCCACCCCCATGCCACCACTTAAG GCATGGCAAGGCTACAATGGAAATGTGTATTTTGAACCAATTCACATCTCCAGCATCCGGGACTTTCCGGAAAAACCGAACAACCCTTACGAGTCACGATCCAATAGTGAACTTCATCGCATGCTGTTGTCCTCCCAGCAACAGGAGAGACCGGATAGCGATGCCATGAGAACCTTGTCCAGAAACACTGGAAAAACCAGCAGCAGTCTTAAAAGTAGCAGACCCAACACTAAACAGGTGGTCATGTTGGACAAGAAGATGGTCCTCAATAGCTACAATGACAGTTTAAATGACGATCTTGACATTATAGAGGGCACGGAAAACACAGGTAGTCTCTCGGTCAGACCAAAGAGTGACCGAACCTTCGACAGAAAGCCCCAACCCGTCAAAGTGTACAATAAGGAGAAAATCTGCAAGGGATCAGTGGTTCATAAACTGAATGTATCCAGTCGGCAGAATAGTGCAAGACCAGCTTTCAAAGTGAGTGGGGGCAAGTACTCTTGTCCCACGAACACCTCTCCCTTACTACGCACTCAGACGCAGTATTCCCTTAGTAACCAAAGACTGACCACCAATAGTCCGGATATGTACAGCCAACAGCTGTTACCTCCCCTGGAACAGCTCCGGACGGCGGTCAGACACATGGATACGATCAGCAAGGACAGGGTGGGCTTCGGCCGGATCCGACCGGTCACTTACACGGAGGACTTCAAACCATTCATTAAGTACAATCAAGATGCCAAGCGACAAACAAACTTTGTGTAA